One Chryseobacterium sp. StRB126 genomic region harbors:
- a CDS encoding zinc metallopeptidase: MMGYYIIIGISMLVSWWVSSRLKSKFEYYSNVHLRNGLSGKEVAEKMLRDNGINDVQVISVPGQLTDHYNPADKTVNLSESVYMQRNAAAAAVAAHECGHAVQHAVGYSMLNLRSKLVPVVNISSNLMQFVLIAGIAIMAATRTIENPNGNTAILAIGVAMFAVTTLFAFVTLPVEYDASNRAMKWLKDTGTVTAEEFVGVQDSLKWAARTYVVAALGSLAQLLYWGSLLLGGRRD, encoded by the coding sequence ATGATGGGTTATTATATCATTATTGGTATTTCAATGCTGGTGAGCTGGTGGGTTTCATCCAGGTTGAAATCAAAATTTGAATATTATTCCAACGTACATCTTCGAAATGGTCTTTCGGGAAAAGAAGTAGCGGAAAAAATGTTGAGAGATAACGGGATTAATGATGTTCAGGTAATATCAGTTCCCGGACAGCTAACGGACCACTATAATCCGGCAGATAAAACAGTGAATCTTTCCGAAAGTGTTTACATGCAGAGGAATGCTGCTGCTGCTGCTGTAGCAGCTCACGAATGCGGACATGCCGTACAACACGCAGTAGGATACTCAATGCTGAACTTACGTTCAAAGCTGGTTCCTGTTGTTAATATAAGTTCCAATCTGATGCAATTTGTTCTCATTGCAGGTATTGCGATAATGGCAGCTACCAGAACAATAGAGAATCCTAACGGAAATACAGCGATTCTGGCCATTGGGGTAGCAATGTTTGCAGTTACCACTTTGTTTGCTTTTGTAACATTGCCGGTAGAATATGACGCAAGTAACAGAGCAATGAAATGGCTTAAAGATACGGGTACTGTAACTGCTGAAGAATTTGTAGGAGTTCAGGATAGTTTAAAGTGGGCAGCAAGAACTTATGTTGTGGCAGCTTTAGGATCTTTAGCTCAGCTTCTTTACTGGGGGTCTTTACTTCTCGGTGGAAGAAGAGATTAA
- a CDS encoding NADH-quinone oxidoreductase subunit A, producing MNLPESYIPILIQAGVAVGFVAVSLLGAHFLGPKQKKGDSVKNQSWECGVPSEGNARTPFSIKYFLTAVLFVLFDIEIVFFYPYAVNFREFGMEGFLAVLTFVAIFFVAFFYVWKRGALDWDK from the coding sequence ATGAATTTACCTGAAAGTTATATTCCAATCCTTATCCAGGCAGGTGTAGCAGTAGGATTTGTCGCTGTTTCATTGCTTGGGGCACATTTCTTAGGTCCAAAGCAGAAAAAAGGAGATTCTGTAAAAAACCAGAGTTGGGAATGTGGGGTTCCTAGTGAAGGAAACGCAAGAACACCGTTTTCTATCAAGTACTTCCTGACTGCGGTATTGTTCGTACTATTCGATATTGAAATCGTATTCTTTTATCCTTATGCGGTAAACTTCAGAGAATTCGGTATGGAAGGATTCCTGGCTGTGCTTACGTTCGTTGCGATCTTCTTCGTGGCGTTTTTCTATGTTTGGAAGCGTGGTGCACTAGATTGGGATAAATAG
- a CDS encoding NADH-quinone oxidoreductase subunit C — MTNEFVLEAITREFPESVISSSEPYGMLTIEVKKEDIKKIIHYLKDSSLEFNFLTDICGIHYPEFPEKEIGVVYHLHNMMANFRLRLKIFMSRENIEVDSLVELYAGANWMERETYDFYGIKFKGHPDLRPILNMEDLGYHPMLKEYRLEDGTRTDKDDNMFGR; from the coding sequence ATGACAAACGAATTTGTATTAGAAGCAATCACCAGAGAATTTCCGGAATCTGTTATTTCAAGTTCAGAGCCTTATGGAATGTTGACCATTGAAGTAAAGAAAGAAGATATCAAGAAAATCATTCACTATCTTAAAGATTCATCATTGGAATTTAACTTCCTTACAGATATCTGTGGTATTCATTATCCTGAATTCCCTGAAAAGGAAATTGGTGTTGTATACCATTTACATAATATGATGGCCAACTTCAGATTACGTCTGAAGATCTTTATGTCCAGAGAAAACATTGAAGTAGACTCACTTGTTGAGCTATATGCAGGAGCCAACTGGATGGAAAGAGAAACGTATGATTTCTATGGGATTAAATTTAAAGGACACCCGGATCTTAGACCTATTTTGAATATGGAAGATCTTGGATACCACCCAATGTTGAAAGAATATCGCCTTGAAGACGGTACAAGAACCGACAAGGATGATAATATGTTCGGAAGATAA
- a CDS encoding DUF349 domain-containing protein — MTTENNLSENEEKKNPNEVSQETSENPVSHDAHPHEDDTEHLEEHEDVEISLADALKEMEKIINAPNAGENSKRFIQLKEKASHHIHDEVEDKKHEFAEAGNATETFSYEHPSQAKFSALVNIFREKHDEFQKGQEEEQKKNLEHRQNIIERLKNLYTNSEPGVNLFKSIREIKEEWSKAGQVAKSEFKILNNNYFHHLNQFYQMLDLNKEFLEQEYSHNLEKRQHIIARAQELENEPVIQKALNELQYLHKLWKEEAEPVAEEFREKTWEEFKEISNKIHERKSELSASIEKEQTANLEKKSQIIAEIKKLSEPSETPNHNYWQNAIKRVEDLRSDFLKTGSVPRKLSNQNWNDFKTTLRAFNTTKNNYYKSLKGSQQANLEEKLKLIQTAQDNQGNEEWDIAVPLFKKLQEDWKKIGHVPKSMTNKIWDEFRDACNAFFNNYREKSNTPTDNWKENHKNKKALLDELKLVSNDEGSIEKIEAIKTAWNNIGKVPRDKIAINSEFNKTLREKLKINKINELELKEEGLSENQLTDKARKIKNQISDLEAEIVKLENNLSFFNKPSRENPLLRDTFNTIDEKKAHLETLKQNLHSIIAGE; from the coding sequence ATGACTACAGAAAACAATCTTTCTGAAAACGAAGAAAAGAAAAATCCTAACGAAGTATCTCAGGAGACATCGGAGAACCCTGTTTCTCATGATGCCCACCCCCATGAAGATGATACTGAACACCTGGAAGAACATGAAGATGTCGAAATCTCTCTGGCTGATGCCCTGAAAGAAATGGAAAAAATCATCAATGCACCTAATGCCGGTGAGAACTCCAAAAGATTCATTCAGCTAAAAGAAAAAGCAAGTCATCACATCCATGATGAAGTGGAAGATAAAAAACATGAGTTTGCAGAAGCAGGAAATGCTACCGAAACCTTCAGTTATGAGCATCCCTCACAGGCTAAATTCTCTGCTTTAGTCAATATTTTCAGAGAAAAGCATGACGAATTCCAGAAGGGACAGGAGGAAGAACAGAAAAAAAACTTGGAGCACCGTCAGAATATTATTGAAAGATTAAAAAATCTATATACTAATTCCGAACCGGGAGTCAATCTTTTCAAATCTATTCGTGAAATTAAAGAAGAATGGTCAAAAGCCGGACAGGTTGCCAAGTCTGAGTTCAAAATCCTTAACAATAATTATTTCCACCATTTGAACCAGTTTTATCAAATGCTGGATTTGAATAAGGAATTTTTGGAGCAGGAATACAGCCATAACCTTGAAAAAAGACAGCACATTATCGCCCGTGCTCAGGAGTTGGAGAATGAACCTGTTATCCAAAAGGCTTTAAATGAACTTCAATATCTCCATAAACTGTGGAAAGAAGAAGCAGAGCCCGTTGCAGAAGAATTCCGTGAAAAAACTTGGGAAGAATTCAAAGAAATCTCCAATAAAATTCACGAAAGAAAATCTGAACTTTCAGCATCTATTGAAAAAGAACAGACAGCCAATCTTGAAAAGAAAAGTCAGATTATTGCTGAAATCAAGAAGCTTTCAGAACCTTCTGAAACCCCTAACCATAATTACTGGCAAAATGCCATCAAAAGAGTTGAAGACCTTCGTTCTGATTTCCTGAAAACCGGAAGTGTTCCAAGAAAACTATCCAATCAGAACTGGAATGACTTCAAAACTACCCTTAGAGCCTTTAATACTACAAAAAATAATTATTATAAATCCTTAAAAGGTTCTCAGCAAGCTAATCTGGAAGAAAAGTTAAAACTAATCCAAACTGCTCAGGATAATCAGGGTAATGAAGAATGGGATATCGCTGTTCCATTGTTCAAAAAGCTTCAGGAAGACTGGAAAAAAATTGGGCACGTTCCAAAGAGTATGACCAATAAAATCTGGGATGAATTCCGTGATGCTTGCAATGCCTTCTTTAATAATTATAGAGAAAAGAGCAATACTCCTACCGACAATTGGAAAGAAAATCACAAAAACAAGAAAGCCCTTCTTGACGAATTGAAATTGGTTTCCAATGACGAAGGAAGCATTGAAAAAATAGAAGCAATTAAAACAGCATGGAATAATATCGGAAAAGTTCCAAGAGATAAAATTGCAATCAACTCTGAATTCAATAAGACTTTAAGAGAGAAACTGAAGATCAATAAGATCAATGAACTTGAATTGAAAGAAGAAGGATTATCCGAAAATCAACTTACCGATAAGGCAAGAAAGATCAAAAACCAGATTTCTGATCTTGAAGCTGAAATTGTTAAACTTGAAAATAATCTTTCATTCTTTAATAAACCATCAAGAGAAAATCCTCTATTAAGAGATACTTTTAACACTATTGATGAAAAGAAAGCTCATTTGGAAACTTTAAAACAAAATCTCCACAGCATTATTGCCGGAGAATAA
- a CDS encoding bacteriocin-like protein: MKNSKKLSRAGLKTIQGGAVFVTCTLPNGQPTRCRDRCPQDFCGPTSYMCLIPMDLCGDGI; this comes from the coding sequence ATGAAAAATTCAAAAAAACTATCCAGAGCAGGATTAAAAACAATCCAGGGAGGTGCTGTTTTTGTAACATGTACATTGCCTAATGGACAACCAACAAGATGTAGAGATAGATGTCCTCAGGATTTCTGTGGCCCTACAAGCTATATGTGTCTGATTCCAATGGACCTTTGCGGAGATGGAATTTAA
- a CDS encoding IMPACT family protein, whose protein sequence is MTFEYKTIDKPIENTLLKEKGSKFIGFAFPVTNEKELKAALEKIREEHPKATHHCYAFRMGLNGENYRANDDGEPSGSAGLPIYNQLLANEITNVLVISVRYYGGTKLGVSGLVKAYKESAKITLEEASIITRELETEIEIQFNFNQQNTIFTLLSKFDAKVVNFDANENCILTASLKLAQKESISEKLSEMQYVSFEFND, encoded by the coding sequence ATGACGTTTGAATACAAAACCATTGATAAACCCATAGAAAACACCTTATTAAAAGAAAAAGGAAGCAAATTTATCGGATTTGCCTTTCCGGTTACCAATGAAAAGGAATTAAAAGCTGCATTGGAAAAAATCAGGGAAGAACATCCAAAAGCAACACACCACTGCTATGCTTTCAGAATGGGATTGAATGGGGAAAATTACCGTGCTAATGATGATGGTGAACCTTCTGGAAGTGCAGGACTTCCCATTTACAATCAACTCTTAGCAAACGAAATAACCAATGTTCTTGTTATTTCAGTTCGTTATTATGGTGGAACCAAACTAGGCGTTTCAGGTTTAGTAAAAGCCTATAAAGAATCTGCAAAGATTACATTAGAAGAAGCCAGTATCATTACTAGAGAACTGGAAACTGAAATTGAAATCCAATTCAACTTCAATCAACAAAACACCATCTTTACCCTGCTTTCAAAGTTTGATGCCAAGGTTGTTAATTTTGATGCGAATGAAAACTGCATCCTTACCGCCTCATTAAAACTGGCACAAAAAGAAAGCATCTCAGAAAAATTATCTGAGATGCAATATGTTTCATTTGAATTTAATGATTAA
- the nuoD gene encoding NADH dehydrogenase (quinone) subunit D, with protein MKDNSLSNILNQYESKEQIDGQLYTLNLGPTHPATHGIFQNILTMDGERILHAEQTVGYIHRAFEKISERRNYSQITTLTDRMNYCSAPINNLGWHMTVEKLIGIEVPKRVDYMRVILMELARIGDHLICNGVTGMDSGAITGLTYMFIERERIYDMYEQICGARMTTNMGRIGGFERDFTTKFHELLKDFLKTFPPRFKEFCTLLERNRIFMDRTIGTGAISAERALSYGFTGPNLRAAGVDYDVRVAQPYSSYEDFDFIIPVGTSGDTYDRFMVRQQEIWESIKIIKQAYENLPEGPFHADVPDFYLPEKADVYQKMEALIYHFKIVMGETDVPKGEVYHAVEGGNGELGFYLVSDGGRSPYRLHFRRPCFIYYQAYPEMITGSVISDAIVTMCSMNIIAGELDA; from the coding sequence ATGAAAGATAACTCATTATCTAATATACTAAACCAATACGAAAGTAAGGAACAGATTGATGGACAATTATACACCCTCAATTTAGGACCTACCCACCCTGCCACTCACGGGATTTTCCAGAATATCTTAACGATGGACGGAGAAAGAATCCTTCATGCTGAGCAAACGGTAGGATATATCCACAGAGCATTTGAGAAAATTTCCGAAAGAAGAAACTATTCTCAGATCACTACCCTTACCGACCGTATGAATTATTGTTCTGCCCCTATCAACAATTTAGGTTGGCACATGACAGTAGAGAAGCTGATTGGCATTGAAGTTCCAAAACGTGTAGACTATATGCGTGTTATCTTAATGGAACTGGCAAGAATCGGTGACCATCTGATCTGTAACGGGGTAACCGGAATGGACTCAGGAGCGATTACAGGTCTTACTTATATGTTTATCGAAAGAGAACGTATTTATGATATGTATGAGCAGATCTGTGGGGCAAGGATGACTACTAACATGGGAAGAATCGGAGGATTTGAAAGAGATTTCACTACTAAGTTCCATGAGTTATTGAAAGACTTCTTAAAGACTTTCCCACCAAGATTCAAAGAATTCTGTACACTATTGGAAAGAAACAGAATTTTCATGGACAGAACCATCGGTACAGGAGCTATTTCTGCCGAAAGAGCATTAAGCTACGGTTTCACTGGTCCAAACTTACGTGCAGCAGGTGTAGATTACGATGTGAGAGTTGCACAGCCTTATTCTTCATACGAAGATTTCGACTTCATTATTCCTGTTGGGACTTCAGGAGATACTTACGACCGTTTCATGGTTCGTCAACAAGAAATCTGGGAATCAATTAAAATTATTAAACAGGCTTACGAAAACCTTCCGGAAGGACCATTCCACGCGGATGTTCCTGATTTCTATCTTCCTGAAAAGGCAGATGTATATCAGAAAATGGAAGCGCTGATCTATCACTTCAAAATTGTAATGGGAGAAACTGATGTACCGAAGGGAGAAGTTTACCATGCGGTAGAAGGAGGAAACGGAGAATTAGGTTTCTATCTTGTGAGTGACGGAGGAAGAAGCCCTTACAGACTTCACTTCAGAAGACCATGTTTCATCTACTATCAGGCATACCCTGAAATGATTACAGGTTCTGTTATTTCAGATGCCATTGTAACGATGTGTAGTATGAATATTATTGCGGGAGAATTAGACGCATAA
- the ribD gene encoding bifunctional diaminohydroxyphosphoribosylaminopyrimidine deaminase/5-amino-6-(5-phosphoribosylamino)uracil reductase RibD, which yields MNNDELYIKRCIELAQKALGKTYPNPLVGSVIVHNGEIIGEGYHHKAGENHAEINAINSVKDKSLIPESTIYVSLEPCAHYGKTPPCALKIKELGFKKVVIGAMDSHDKVNGKGKKIIQDAGIEAFSGVLEKECIELNKRFFTYHEKKRPYIILKWAESGDGFLDKDFKPTAVSNALVNQFVHQLRANEHAILVGTQTALTDNPSLTVRNVEGINPVRVLIDFDLKVPEDFKIYNNEARTLVLNTIKEGTEDHIQFIKIEKNNFLSDLMEALYKEHIQSIIIEGGRFTLQQFIDAGLWDEAIVIKNENLKLENGTKAPEFTQNPYKTKNYRDNTISFFQSKQNNFITLE from the coding sequence ATGAATAACGACGAACTCTATATTAAAAGATGCATTGAGCTGGCTCAAAAAGCCCTTGGTAAAACCTACCCTAATCCTCTTGTAGGAAGTGTGATTGTTCACAACGGAGAAATTATTGGCGAAGGATACCATCACAAAGCTGGAGAAAACCATGCAGAGATCAATGCCATCAATTCAGTAAAAGATAAAAGTCTCATTCCGGAATCAACCATTTATGTTTCTTTGGAACCATGCGCTCATTATGGAAAAACACCGCCATGTGCTTTAAAGATTAAAGAACTGGGCTTTAAAAAAGTAGTTATTGGTGCTATGGATTCTCATGATAAAGTCAATGGAAAAGGGAAAAAGATCATTCAGGATGCAGGAATAGAAGCTTTTTCTGGAGTTCTTGAAAAGGAATGTATTGAACTGAACAAAAGGTTTTTCACCTATCATGAAAAGAAAAGACCTTATATCATCTTAAAATGGGCTGAATCCGGTGATGGATTTTTAGATAAAGATTTTAAACCAACAGCTGTTTCAAACGCTTTGGTTAACCAGTTTGTTCACCAGTTAAGAGCAAATGAACATGCTATTCTGGTAGGAACTCAAACTGCTTTAACTGATAATCCAAGTCTTACTGTAAGAAATGTTGAAGGAATTAATCCGGTTAGAGTTCTTATTGACTTTGATCTGAAAGTTCCTGAAGACTTCAAAATTTACAATAACGAAGCCAGAACATTAGTCTTAAACACCATTAAAGAAGGAACCGAAGACCACATCCAATTCATTAAGATCGAAAAAAATAATTTTTTGTCTGATTTGATGGAAGCTTTATACAAAGAACATATTCAGTCTATCATTATTGAAGGAGGTCGCTTTACCTTACAGCAATTTATTGATGCCGGTCTCTGGGACGAAGCTATCGTTATTAAAAATGAAAATCTGAAACTGGAAAACGGGACAAAAGCTCCGGAATTTACTCAGAATCCTTACAAAACAAAAAACTATAGGGATAATACCATTTCTTTTTTTCAATCAAAACAAAACAACTTTATCACTTTGGAATGA
- a CDS encoding NADH-quinone oxidoreductase subunit B — MSDKKPVIKTDAPAPEGYEGEGFFATKLSSVIGMARKFSLWPLPFATSCCGIEFMATLNPTYDASRFGMERNSFSPRQADMLMVCGTISKKLGPVLKEVYTQMAEPKWVVAVGACASSGGIFDSYSVLQGIDKIIPVDVYVPGCPPRPEQIIEGVMQVQALAESESIRRRDMPEYQKLLDSYNISN; from the coding sequence ATGTCAGATAAAAAACCAGTAATAAAAACAGATGCACCTGCTCCCGAAGGTTATGAAGGAGAAGGGTTTTTCGCAACAAAACTGAGCAGTGTAATCGGGATGGCAAGAAAGTTTTCACTTTGGCCATTACCGTTTGCAACCTCTTGTTGTGGTATTGAGTTTATGGCTACCCTGAACCCTACTTACGATGCTTCAAGATTTGGTATGGAAAGAAACTCTTTCTCTCCAAGACAAGCAGATATGCTGATGGTTTGCGGAACTATATCAAAGAAATTAGGACCAGTCCTAAAAGAAGTATATACTCAGATGGCGGAGCCGAAATGGGTAGTAGCTGTTGGGGCCTGTGCCTCCAGCGGAGGTATTTTTGATAGCTATTCCGTACTTCAGGGAATTGATAAAATTATTCCGGTAGATGTTTATGTTCCTGGATGTCCTCCAAGACCTGAACAGATTATTGAAGGAGTAATGCAGGTACAAGCTCTTGCAGAAAGCGAAAGCATCAGAAGAAGAGACATGCCTGAATATCAGAAATTATTAGATTCTTACAACATAAGCAACTAA
- the nuoE gene encoding complex I 24 kDa subunit family protein, which translates to MSETIAFKPESLAQVHKIIARYPEGRQKSALLPVLHLAQKEFGGWLDVPVMDYVAGLLSIKPIEVYEVATFYTMFNMKPVGKYVLEVCRTGPCMVCGSEKILDHIRTKLNIKDGETTEDGMFTLKPAECLGACGYAPMLQLGKFFHENLTIEKVDEILELCRQGQVALD; encoded by the coding sequence ATGAGCGAAACAATAGCTTTTAAACCGGAAAGTTTAGCACAGGTACACAAAATTATCGCAAGATATCCTGAAGGAAGACAAAAATCTGCTCTTCTTCCTGTACTTCACTTGGCACAGAAAGAATTCGGAGGATGGTTAGATGTTCCTGTGATGGATTATGTTGCCGGACTATTAAGTATCAAACCGATCGAAGTATATGAAGTGGCTACTTTCTATACCATGTTCAACATGAAGCCGGTAGGTAAATATGTGTTGGAGGTTTGCAGAACAGGACCTTGTATGGTTTGTGGAAGCGAAAAAATCCTTGACCATATCAGAACGAAACTGAACATTAAGGACGGAGAAACTACTGAAGACGGTATGTTCACCTTAAAACCTGCTGAATGTCTTGGAGCATGCGGATATGCACCCATGTTACAGCTTGGAAAGTTCTTTCATGAAAATTTAACGATAGAAAAAGTAGACGAAATCCTTGAGCTTTGCAGACAGGGGCAGGTTGCTTTAGACTAA
- a CDS encoding shikimate dehydrogenase family protein translates to MDSNKKLGLIGRNISYSFSKKFFENKFQKLMLKGFSYDIFDLNEIDEVENLFSSTELLGFNVTIPYKEKIISYLDELSDEAEKIGAVNCVLIQDGKKTGYNTDAFGFEKTLLLHQKPSQDKALILGNGGAAKAVKYVLDKHNIPSQTISRSTEINFENLDKQTVQEHKIIIQCTPVGTFPNIEDCLSFPFDALSPEHLVIDLIYNPNYTQFIINASEKGAKTVNGYYMLEQQAEKAWEIWNFQKK, encoded by the coding sequence ATGGATTCCAATAAAAAATTAGGTTTGATAGGACGAAATATTTCCTATTCCTTTTCTAAAAAATTCTTCGAAAATAAATTCCAAAAGCTTATGCTTAAAGGTTTTTCCTATGATATTTTTGATTTGAATGAAATTGATGAAGTAGAAAACCTTTTCTCCTCGACGGAATTGTTAGGCTTTAATGTTACCATTCCTTACAAAGAAAAGATCATCAGTTATCTTGATGAATTAAGTGATGAAGCTGAAAAAATTGGTGCAGTGAACTGTGTTTTAATTCAAGACGGTAAAAAAACCGGATACAACACGGATGCTTTCGGTTTTGAAAAGACCCTTCTTCTTCACCAAAAACCATCACAGGACAAAGCATTAATTCTGGGTAATGGAGGAGCTGCAAAAGCTGTAAAATATGTTTTGGACAAACATAATATTCCCTCCCAAACCATTTCAAGAAGCACAGAAATCAATTTTGAAAATCTGGATAAGCAAACTGTACAGGAGCATAAAATTATTATCCAATGTACACCGGTAGGCACATTTCCGAATATTGAAGACTGCCTAAGCTTTCCATTTGATGCGCTTTCTCCGGAACATTTAGTTATCGATTTAATTTACAACCCCAACTATACACAGTTTATCATCAATGCTTCAGAAAAAGGAGCAAAAACGGTAAACGGTTATTATATGCTTGAGCAGCAAGCAGAAAAAGCTTGGGAAATTTGGAATTTTCAAAAAAAATAA
- a CDS encoding bacteriocin-like protein: MKNVKKVSRQSLKKVQGGIAPECCSFYPPSLQHCCATPSSMSCPPPWADGSFPC, from the coding sequence ATGAAAAATGTAAAGAAAGTTTCAAGACAAAGTTTAAAAAAAGTACAGGGAGGTATAGCACCTGAATGTTGTTCGTTTTATCCGCCTTCATTACAACACTGTTGTGCAACCCCATCAAGTATGAGTTGTCCACCACCTTGGGCAGACGGATCATTCCCATGCTAA
- a CDS encoding YCF48-related protein, with the protein MYKYFSILFLSLVSFIKAQEWKFLTPVKSFSTITNLEVTPDQTLYMLDQSEYGIVASSKDGGKTWKKLFRNEIYRDIQMLNNNLGFVLTQTGIYKTTNGFKTSVYKSANAAFLRSFYFVNESVGFLGGNSGVIYKTLNSGDSFSFVSLPEQSNINDIFFIDENIGFVCATNGKVYKTINQGANWTATSLSTTSINKILFINSTDAFIVGNNGKLFKTNDQGANWSPVSISATYNLNDIKLYSNQLYIVGDDNRLYKSPDMGQNWTNQRLINTYPYFDLNSIGIINGNMIVGGKSNIYKSTDTTNWSLLVPGVYPSELKSISFANDNQGTIVGSGSTGLYSVVYRTTDGGHTWINQAATFTLNAFKGVQLKENGKGILVGNGNYSLTSNFGQTWNSSSSTNPAIYPSAFWIKDNGDVLLGTASPYISPPNGIHFISPPSTASQFTEMGKIESIQFYNDMIGYAGGSQKLYKTTDGGITWNSIFEATGYLNSVNVISASKISITANYGKAYMSNNSGATWVETTNSVSSKYYFVNENLGYYYGSNNALYRTTDGGATSQLVVSAASNEDLDLVSINAYKYFNNKVIVVGNYSDIYIVDFSNTALATHENDIVNKNDSQLLLYPNPTTSSVFFKTPVTLDKVQVYDTNGKTVQFNKENNGINISHLPQGVYFVKFESNGKWFTQKIIKK; encoded by the coding sequence ATGTACAAATACTTTTCTATTCTTTTCTTGAGCTTAGTCTCTTTCATCAAAGCCCAAGAATGGAAATTTTTAACCCCTGTAAAATCTTTTTCCACCATCACTAATCTGGAGGTTACACCCGATCAAACATTATACATGCTTGATCAGTCTGAATATGGAATCGTAGCATCTTCAAAGGATGGAGGGAAAACCTGGAAAAAGCTCTTCAGAAATGAAATATACAGAGATATTCAAATGCTCAATAATAATCTTGGATTTGTTTTAACACAAACTGGAATTTATAAAACTACAAATGGATTTAAGACTTCTGTTTACAAATCAGCCAATGCTGCTTTTTTAAGAAGTTTTTATTTTGTAAATGAATCTGTAGGTTTTCTTGGTGGGAATTCAGGTGTTATATACAAAACATTAAATTCAGGAGATTCATTCTCTTTTGTTTCATTACCGGAACAAAGTAATATTAATGATATCTTTTTTATAGACGAGAATATCGGGTTTGTGTGCGCCACTAATGGAAAAGTCTATAAAACAATAAACCAGGGAGCAAACTGGACTGCTACAAGTTTAAGTACAACCAGCATCAATAAAATTCTTTTTATTAACAGTACAGATGCATTTATTGTAGGAAATAACGGTAAACTCTTTAAAACAAATGATCAAGGTGCAAACTGGTCTCCTGTAAGTATTTCAGCAACTTATAATTTAAATGATATAAAATTGTACTCCAACCAGCTTTATATTGTTGGCGATGACAATAGACTGTATAAGTCTCCAGATATGGGACAAAACTGGACGAATCAAAGATTAATTAATACTTATCCTTACTTCGACCTTAATTCCATTGGCATTATCAATGGTAATATGATCGTTGGAGGTAAATCAAACATTTACAAATCTACTGATACAACCAACTGGAGCTTATTAGTTCCTGGGGTTTATCCTTCCGAGTTAAAAAGCATTTCTTTTGCAAATGACAACCAGGGAACTATCGTAGGAAGCGGATCTACCGGATTATACAGTGTTGTTTACCGTACAACTGACGGTGGGCACACTTGGATTAATCAAGCAGCAACATTTACATTGAATGCTTTTAAAGGGGTACAATTAAAAGAAAACGGAAAAGGTATTCTTGTTGGGAATGGAAATTATTCTTTAACATCAAATTTTGGTCAAACATGGAATAGTTCCAGTTCAACCAATCCAGCAATATATCCTTCTGCATTCTGGATTAAAGATAATGGAGATGTCTTATTAGGTACTGCATCACCTTATATAAGCCCTCCAAATGGAATACACTTCATATCACCCCCCTCAACCGCTTCCCAATTTACCGAAATGGGAAAAATAGAATCCATTCAGTTCTATAACGATATGATTGGCTATGCAGGCGGCTCCCAAAAACTGTATAAAACTACGGACGGGGGAATTACCTGGAATTCTATTTTCGAAGCAACAGGTTATCTAAATTCTGTCAATGTAATTAGTGCTTCTAAAATTTCTATAACAGCCAATTATGGAAAAGCATATATGAGTAATAATTCAGGAGCAACATGGGTAGAAACTACAAATTCTGTTTCTTCTAAATATTATTTTGTCAATGAAAATCTAGGCTATTATTATGGCTCTAATAACGCTCTCTACAGAACTACAGACGGAGGTGCTACCTCACAACTTGTTGTTTCTGCTGCAAGCAATGAAGATTTAGATCTTGTAAGTATTAATGCTTATAAATATTTTAATAACAAAGTTATAGTTGTAGGAAATTATTCAGATATCTATATCGTTGATTTTTCGAATACAGCCTTAGCAACCCATGAAAATGATATTGTAAACAAAAATGACTCACAACTGTTATTATATCCCAACCCTACTACATCATCAGTTTTCTTTAAAACACCAGTGACTTTAGATAAAGTTCAGGTTTATGATACAAATGGAAAAACAGTTCAATTTAATAAAGAAAATAACGGCATCAATATATCACATTTGCCACAAGGAGTTTACTTTGTCAAATTTGAATCCAATGGAAAATGGTTTACCCAAAAAATAATAAAAAAATAA